Below is a genomic region from Henckelia pumila isolate YLH828 chromosome 3, ASM3356847v2, whole genome shotgun sequence.
aacccaatgtttcaatctgaaacattatttcttggcttactgttcgtcttacaacgaatctaatcacaattcagtgatttgatcatacagacaaaTCATTGTAGACAGTAATTTCcatcaatctgttcataactaccatcTGTTTACAtcatctatactgtttcatcatggtagtttcacaaaatattctttcaaatcacaaTCTCGTAACAATtttggagtttctaaactatcactgaactcatctggtcaacgattttcaaattcatcggaaactctctgtacgtttaacatcgaaaacgtactaattctgttacttctatttgctttatcatctgataaaacaattatcggatgaatattgaatttattgttgtgcaattcttcaaattctgatatctcttttcggaaatatcaggcacaatcaaataatcaatcataatagaattcattcattctgatctgaggcttcaattcatatctctatatggcattctatactgaattctcatcacttcagttactttctgtgtttcttttatattctaaatagttctggattgctttcaatcaaaaatcattctgattggtcatatattcatctgaatattcaaaccaaaatacacaaaatctgaaatcaattgatcgaatgcctgtttcgttcttcatttctatttctcaattgaattctaataacttgatctcatctcaatgtgctttaatccttcCAAATCAATTCTCACTTAATTTGTATTACAGCAATTCGGACTGTTTTCGTATCTATCTCGATACTtcaagcacataaattcaaaagataaatcaatcacacattcatctcttatcttcgttctatttcccaaatctcaattggaaattctatcagttacgagtccaaaaatattataatatactgattgtatacatcaaccaatcagtaactcttgaaattcataatcaagaAAACTTACTTAAGTCAAGGTCATACACagaacaataatatgaatgacaatatgctaagtgaaaacaactcactaacatctcaactcaagacgagtagatcaaatcagactctataaaaaaaataagagtcaatcaaaatcgattgaggtcggtaccaaaacctcaaaatcaatatcaagaatttcaaaaatcatgatttatgatgtaataacttcagtaaaatcaaataaaagactcatctgtaactgattttcatatcatcatctattttgtaaacctcaaaagcagtattcaattcataaacatttcaattctctgataaattccagttcacaacttaaactaaagtcaagaaTCTTATAGAAATATATCTGTCATCTCTACTCATCGGCATATCTTTTCATTCTGgtttagatcatgaacatatctagtgcattgaatatatttatttcgGCATAcctctgtaatcaaacatcatatatcaacccGAAATCACgaaatcttaattcgagattctatattatcatattcaattgcacattatgttcttactgttctaatttaatcgcttcttatcatcaattcttctactaatctgtattcgattattgcatcatcatctatcatgcaacataaacagatatttcaatacgaacaaaaatcatcttcagtttcagttcatcgaagcaatagttccattcttcagttcaattcacacagtctcttttctgatacataggtgatcatataataagctttcagctatcatgaatctattgcaccaataatagacaggtcaaaacaaaataaatctgttatctgaaatttcattctcaggtgcaatttcattctgattttCGGTATACTTCTGAAATAGAAATTGTAGataaatatgtgtttttctcacacaccgtagcatctttacactttcagtccttttgcttcatcattcagctttagttctattaaacaagactatgtctttcataacataCTTCATTCGTCAGCATTTATTCAGACCTATttttcgaattcaagccataactaaacaactcaatcttgagctttttcatcatctccaattcaaagaattataataggcttgaaaatctaataaaacattcttcaatactcaaaatattcagcttctaaaaggtatatgttttttttttcccttctcatcatttttatctgttgtggcaaagaactataaacaaaaatcatgttctaagcacttaccaacaaagtaatatacctctgttctttcatcatttcttcatcaaaattcatcaaCTGATTTCTAGGTTTCAAAGTTgttattcaatcaatctgatgcgtcattcatctgtatctttcagGTATCTGAACGATTGATCAAGTTCTTCAGGCCAACTTCCACCTACAATAACATCTATTCATTGGCTGATATGctgttctgttctgttcaatcatagatacttctttcagctgagcaataatacagctctgttcaatctgaccataccattatgttcagtctggccatacaactctgtcagtctggggtgcttacatcacccaaagaacaatattctcttcgattctgggtgcttacatcacccggggaaattcttataataacatcgataagaatttgaaaatttacaaatcaataaattaatcaattcaatttcaaaagtagatCAAGAGTACATacaatttattaaatcatcgaatcaaatactgcataatcatgcaatactataaatgcatatgactcactctaccccgctcagcttctatctcagtccagaacctacgctctgataccacctgttgtggggacctcgagttgctaatctcattttagggcagctaatgattaattaaataattaatcaaacaattaaagaataataaaccaagagcagaaattttaatttttttttaaaatttcagagcctcgctcgatcggttaaagtcatccgatcgagcgagcgtgaAAACAAAATTCTCGGTTTGAACAAaaattggtctcgctcgatcggtgaacatcacccgatcgagcgagccccaaTGTATTGCTCTCGGCTCCATGTTTCACATGCCGCGCTCGTCGGTAACtattacccgatcgagcgggcacactCCCAGAAAAATGACAGAGCAGAACTTCTTGCtgtcaagtcttggtacaaggtaTAAATCATAATCAAACTCAATCCCAACATGTTATCAAatctaaaaacatgcatatacacttGTATCAAGTcccacatataaaatcatgcatTTACTACATTGAATAAATAGCATAAAAACATGCAACATCAAGCTACTCAAATTTTCAAAAGTAAACTTCTAAAATACAAGCTTCATGCTATCTATTATTCTCcatcttaaacccgagtcctcacgtgctaagtcTCGTTCCCAACctgtcaatgtcatctcagaccagctcctgccccatctgttgtgattcacacatacaaaacaaaacaacagccggataaactccggtgagaaatcattctcagtataatcgacatataaatgcgttaaataaattcatatcaactctaaacatatcaactcaagaatagagtaaaataacgcatatatcgactcaacttcaaatcaagactcaatttatatagcgcgctagaAAATAAGGCTAACCGCAACCTtgacatagaatcaattcaatatacaatcatatcaaaatcaataaagatccactacctgtgatggatcgacaataacataacaagttcataatcaaaataaacataacTAGTATGTGATTTGGCGGACTACTCAAGATTCATCAATCTTGAGTATCATAGTCCTGAATCTCGATATCGttttataccttcgtatttcttctgttttgaatgcttcaaatctgaaacataacatcaaaacattcatatcaatcttcattctagTCAATCATTTCATAATCGAATCAAATTCAAcaatatatcttcaatcaacatcatgtcaaacctcacttcttcttcttcttcttcttcggttcgaattcaatgttcttgagtcgttagccttccaaACTAGTCTGAAATGAAAGAATAAGGATGCTACAACATCAGCAACATCGTAAAGAACATCTCATCtaagtcataggctatcaaaccggcttcaaaacattaatcgacggcgtagcgactgaaaatcggtaaccgacgaaatatcgaaatcaattcGAACTTCATTTCAATATTCATATCAACAATAATCATCACATATCAGCTGAATAACATCATATTCCCAGCATATCAAAAGTATACATTCGAGATACATGCTGTGACAACTCATGAGAAATCATACGACTTCAAATAACCGATTCGACATCGATACGGAAAAGATATAAcccatcaaaatcaagattcatGTTCAACGTCTGATCATTCCAacatactgatttcgaaatatatcaaaaaccacacaatacttacatcaaatcgaattcctcgttgcaaggattccagaacacttttcgaaattgaaatcagacgatcggatcaaaaaatatcaaagtttTAATTGTTGGAAATGGTTTGGAGCCTTTCTTCTCCTTCACTCTCGGTTTTTCTCTTCAGATAAGATGAAGAATTCTGATATTTACAAGCCTTACACGTTTTTAAGGCAACTTGCAAGGAAATTGCTTATTGGCCCCTCaactcttcattaattgcaatttagtcctcgaccaatcatttaattcaatttcaatcccaattaatttaagaatattagaatttaaatcgaaactctaaatattcccaaaataaatatactcggattaaaattaaataaatttggattaattaaataatcctggccttttacactttagccctcgaatcttcgatattctccaatcaacccctgatcgggtttcatcttcaaaatacatattctttaatttccgaaatatggaatttaatctcaaattccataaatattcaaatcaaatatttattcttttaatttaagaattctcggaatttaattttcaaaatccgtaaattctcaaattaaatattttcggctcgaaaattaaatctatcatttccataacttctcaaatcaatattagcccttaatatgaaatttaattctcaaattccacaattaataatttaatattttcgggccttacaataagTCTTAAAAAAAAACCTTGAATTCGAGAGTCGCTTGAGAATtattcgaatcgagctcgaaatCGAAGAGTAGCACTACTCCGTTGAGTGGTAACTCAAATTCAGTTGCTGCTTTTTTCCTGGTCTAAAGTTTAACTccaatcaaaattttaatttaagtttgaTTCAAGCTTAATTATCTAGCCATACCAAACAATCGCCCAAAGTATAAATTTGTAAGTTTTCACTTCAAATGGATAAAATCAAGGCAATCATTTAGAGCTCGTTTGACACTAACATCCTAAATTCAAGTAGAATCTCATATTCGAAACACAATCATTATAAACTAATTCGCAAACCATacccgtttgttacagagattAGGTAAATCTTAGATTAGAATGTCGATTGATAAGTGAAGATAAATATGTAtttaatagttttttttatgtttgatatgatttttaaaaGTGAGATAAGTTAGTACAAATAATTTAGATTGACCAAAATAcccttttctctctcaattattAATCAAGTGGACCAATTTCTTTTTACCCATGTGATTTTCATTATTTATAATGAAGGAGGTAGTTTTGTAAATTACTTTTGTAATCCATGTGAACAAATATAATCAAAGATAGATTGTGTTGATGAGTTGTCCATGTGCTAGTCCAACTTTTGTCAATTCATATCACAGTCCATGTTCAAAAACCAATTCAAACATGGGCTTAGTTATCAATCCAGCAGATATCATGTTTATCAAACGGGGTTCACAAACATTAGAGTCCGTTGATTGGAGAAACCGAGAGATTcaaaaaccattttttttttcttaaaagtaaaaaaaaaattaaaaaaatagctTATTTAGAAGTTATAATTTTTAGGTTTTTAGCTTTTGTTTCTAAATttcattatatataaaaataaaaaaaaacatttttttaacatATATCCAAATGCTACaactatttttgtttttttaaataaaaatacttaaaacaaacTGAAGTCGTTTaaacatttttaaaattgtAGCTTCTGTCAAAATAGGCTTGTAATCAACCCCATCCATCCGGATAAGGTTTTGAAGTTGAGAGTTggcaaattttatatataataaaataataataatataatattatacaatcaacaatatgttagaattaagatATGAGTTCTGTAGGAGAAACAAAAAtacatttaattttaaaaaaacacaaaagaaagaaagaaaaatggaAGATATTTTGCAGTTTCTTTTTCTTGCATACACTTGTTAGGCAAAAAAAGAATAACGATCTTATCTCTTTTTCTCTGGagaacacacacaaacatgtcTATATTATCCCCAAACCCACACATTCTGTACAGAGAGATCCACCAAAGGGAACCCCAGCAGCTTCACGCCTGGAGCTCCGGACCCGGTTCGATCTTCGCAAAATCAAACGGGTTCGGATTCGATCGGAGCAGCAACGAGTGGAAAGGAAGAGCTAAAAGAGATTTCAGGGCACATTCATTCTGGCCAGAGCTGTTCAAGCCCGACACTTTGGAGATGGAGCCAATTCAAGATTGTGACCAGTTTGATCAGATACTAGAGCAAGCTAAACTTGCCTCAAAGCCCATTGTCGTTGATTGGTCCATCTCTTTTCCTCTCCTCTCATATCCCACACTTTTTTTCTATTCGTGAAACGAGTCGACTTAATTTATATCATATGATCGTGCTTTTATTCGTCCTCTAATCCCATGAGCCAagtgcacgagtataaaaatgGTGGGATGTTCGTTTATTGATTTACATGGATGAGTTTATGAtatgttaaataattatgtgacaGGATGGCAGCTTGGTGTAGAAAGTGCATTTATTTGAAGCCAAAGTTAGAGAAATTGGCTGCTGATTATGATACCAAGTGAGTTGTGTTCGATTTTCTATTCGTTTCTTGATATTTTATGGCGATGTTTTGCATTTGAGATGGATTTGGTTGAAATGATAGGGTGAAATTCTATTGTGTGGACGTCAACAATGTGCCTCAACCACTTGTAAAGCGTGGAAACATATCGGTATGTCGATTTTTAGCTAGAAAACTATATTTTCGTCAATTTTGATgtgacattatttttttttaatctcattTTATTTTGGCTAATGTTTGTTGCTAACATTTGTGTTTTCATTGTGCCTTTCGTGAAGAAAATGCCAACAATTCAGGTTAGTTTATTATCTTGTGTCATACAGTTGATTTGGTTTTATAATATACCCAAATCATGGTTAATTGACATTGCATGGTTTTTATATAGTATCttcatttttattaatttataagaATGTGTGACGCTTGGCAGTTGTGGAGTGACGGAGAAATGAAAGCGGAGGTGATCGGAGGCCACAAGGCATGGCTTGTTATCGAAGAAGTGAGGCAAATGATCCAACAgtttgtataaaaaaaaaaaatagaaacaataatctctgccatatatcACAATTATCTAATGTAACACCACATGTAAATACAAGttcttgattttgtttttttggttGATTGCTTATACATATCAACAATTCTAGGCATGTTTCACCTGAAGAAACTGCCATCTTCTACATCTTAACACACCCCCCCCTATCGCGAGTAAACCATGTATCAATCCAAAATTCGGGAGAAAATGAACCAAACAAGTGAAAGGGATATTCTATGCTACATTACGCTAAAAACAATAGATATTCACATGAACATCTcactggaaaaaaaaaaaaaagtggacctcatcaatatttttttttgttttttcaacaTCATGTTCATGTGAACGGAGAAAAAATGGGGTGTATCTCTCCTCATGTAGCATATAGACTACCCCCAAGCAAAGAGGCTTTTGTGGCTTCTAACCCTTGCCTCGAAATTCATAGGCTTTGTAATCACTTTTCACCAAATTAGATTGGGATGAATCATCTATAAGTGACCAACTTAACTCCACTAAAAGGCTACAAATGCCCAAAGGTAGCATTTCCCAGTGGATAAGCCATATTGCAACAGTACTGGTATGAATTACAACTTTGCAAATGATTTGTCAAGGGCCTCAGCCATTTTACTAAAGTAATAAACAAGGAGAGGTTGAAATAAAGCAAATACGCACAACCAAACATGAGCCACAATCACTCACAGAAGAAAATCTCTATTTTGATAGCCAGACAAGTCAGGTCTTGTGTCAAATATGCCAAATTAAATAGTCGAGTTAAACATTGCATAGTTCTATTCTCGCAAGAATAAACCTGAAGCATCATTCATATTCCAAAGCCAAAAACTGCCCGTATTCTGTGGAATATGATATCTCTCCATCCCCTCTCAGTATTTTCCACCACAGTTGAATTGCCATATCTGCAATATCTTAGCCATTTACTCTCAAAGCAAATTGAAACTTGAAAATGACAAATTCAAAAATGTCAAAAAAATGTTCATCCAGGGACACTGACCTGTCTTCTTCGGGTACATCAGTGTGTGTGAGCTTGACGACTGTCACCCCAGATTCAGGCTCGTCGAAGCTAAGCCGCACCTGCATGGATATCACCATTTCTTATCACTATCAGCAAATCGAGTAACAAAATGTTTGCCTAAACTTGAATACCTACAAGGTGTGTGAAATGTATAAACACATACAGAATCACACATTCATTGGACGATGATTAAATGAAAGATATGTAGCCACACAAACGCTAACCAATACTGCGAAAGCTACAGAGACATTTGCTATGAAACATGATTTGAGGAAATAGAAACCGCAACACAAGTAAACATGAATAAACAAAATGTCGCAGTTcaatccaaattttttttagaaaaaatatcCAATCTTCCAAACAACTACACAGGAACCTCTAAGGACTTGGTTACATTCAACCAAGGAATGAATGTCATCTTTCAGTAACTCAACCTAAAAGCCACATATTCATAATGTGCATTATACAAATCTAATTCGCAGTAGTAACAGATGGTTTGAACACATTAAAGCTCAAGATAGTTCGGATACTCTACCGTTGACTGGATTCCTTCAGGCCAGCTACCAAATCGCCAGTTCTGAACAATCAACTTTCCCTCCAGCAACTCAACATTTTTCCCCGTCACTGAACCATCAAAGATACTAAACTCCCCTCCCACCTCTTTATTTATCCGAGCATTGCTTTGAGTAAACCCCTTCCACCTATTCTCATCCATTAAAATCTCGTACAAATCCTTAGCTCGACAGTTAAACTTTTCAGTCATAGTAATTGTCTTGAACCCCTCCTTCCTCTTCTCCTGCTTCTTACTCTCCTTAACACTTGAGCCACTGTTACTGGCCGAAATATTATTACCCGAACCAGCAGCAGACCCAGAATCAGAAGCTGGTTTTTTTACCGTCACTTTCTTAACTTCCAAATCATCCTTAGCAGGCCCACCTTTCGCCATTGCATCGACAAAATCTCTAACTTTCTCGAACACAAACGGCTTCCCTTTCGCAAGAAATGCTTCCTTCACCCTTTTTCCAACCGGCCCATCATCTTTTACACTAATTCTAATCTCGGGATCCTCCCCAGCATTCTCATCGGCTATGTAAGGAAGCTCAACAGTACCCTCGGTATTCAAAATCACAGAACTACCGTCGGAATCTTTGACCTCAGCCTCGTAAGAAAGAACCAAATTTAACTCATACCCAGGTATTATTTTCCCCTTTCGAACGTTGAGGTATGCTTCTCCTTCGAGTTTTTCGATGCCTTTGGTTTTGATGTAGAGATTTCCTTCGCCAGAAAGGATTGTTTTGTTGCACAGAAGGTTGGTGAGGAAATTCCGGGACCAATCAAGGCAATCGGTCTCCGCCCAGTGCCAGTTGTGGACGTTGGCGCCATCGGCGCGGTCTTCCACGATCCAGCGTTTGTCTCCCTCACCAATTTTGGCCATTTTCTTACACAGACAGATGCTTGGCGTGCGTTCTATAAACTGATTATCACTCTAGAAccctactcgagaaaaatcgttttattttattgaattaattaattaaacataaaacaAGAAACTacgctattttttttttaaaaaaataaagaaaatatatttgtttCGGATTAAAATGGACCGAATTTAGATCGATCCGATTAATTCAATCCGTTATCAATGCTCATGAATAGAGTTCAGTCTACCAAGTGTATCATTCTAACTATAGATATCATGACTCATGATCATGATAATTATGTATGTCAACTCTGAGATaagaaatttatttaataatactTTTTACgtacaaaataatatatttttataagtcATATCGAAAATATGTCTTACAAAATTGAACCGTGACACCATTTGATAGACGTTATTGTGTATATTTTTTTAGGTTACAAGACATTGAAATTCTAATGATCTCGTGTAACAATACCGGATTTATCAAGTAAAACTTTCAGGGTGCTCACAAGTCATAAtttgttcatatatatataccataAGATTAATGTTacaaataaatttattcttAATTTCTATAAGATAGTCGGGCGCCCGATCAGCACCTAGCGCTTAGGCGGGGACTAGGCGGATTTCGCGGTATATCAAAAAAATCACATTATATAACTCCAAcacaaaaaaaacatcaaatttaaaaatgatTTCAAGTATATAGCTTCTTTTCTTTGTTCAGAAATTAAAAGTACAGcaaatgaagatgaagattggTCTGGGTAGAAACCTTTTCTATTTTCCGGACTCTGGCCACTTCGTTGGATTCCTCACAAATGAGGATGAAGATGGTTAGGTCAAGCCAACAAGTTATTTTGGCTTGTTGGACTTTAGTTTGAGGCCTCATTGGCTTTcattaaaagcaaaaaaaaaaaaccagaaCGTGCATCTTCCCTTCCCCAACGCCTAGCCGCCTAGGACGCACAGCTCAATTAGGCGCCGCCTACTGCCGCCGATGCCCAGGGCGGCCGATTATCACCTTTCCGGCGCACAGCTCAATTAGGCGCCGCCTACTGCCGCCGATGCCCAGGGCGGCCGATTATCACCTTTCCGGTGCGGCCAGGGGCCACCTAGCGCTTAGGCGGCGCCTAGGccgaattttcgaacactggaAAGAAGAGTATGAATAACATTGTactataaattttaaaagttttaacaTTTAACCATGAATCACTAAATATTTTAACATATACACCACAATCCTATCACCAAAAGCTTGATCTTCAACACAACCAAATCCCATCCAAGAAATCAAGCAGAGCATGATGCAGTGGAcataaatcaatattta
It encodes:
- the LOC140891884 gene encoding thioredoxin-like 3-1, chloroplastic, with amino-acid sequence MSILSPNPHILYREIHQREPQQLHAWSSGPGSIFAKSNGFGFDRSSNEWKGRAKRDFRAHSFWPELFKPDTLEMEPIQDCDQFDQILEQAKLASKPIVVDWMAAWCRKCIYLKPKLEKLAADYDTKVKFYCVDVNNVPQPLVKRGNISKMPTIQLWSDGEMKAEVIGGHKAWLVIEEVRQMIQQFV
- the LOC140887710 gene encoding uncharacterized protein — its product is MAKIGEGDKRWIVEDRADGANVHNWHWAETDCLDWSRNFLTNLLCNKTILSGEGNLYIKTKGIEKLEGEAYLNVRKGKIIPGYELNLVLSYEAEVKDSDGSSVILNTEGTVELPYIADENAGEDPEIRISVKDDGPVGKRVKEAFLAKGKPFVFEKVRDFVDAMAKGGPAKDDLEVKKVTVKKPASDSGSAAGSGNNISASNSGSSVKESKKQEKRKEGFKTITMTEKFNCRAKDLYEILMDENRWKGFTQSNARINKEVGGEFSIFDGSVTGKNVELLEGKLIVQNWRFGSWPEGIQSTVRLSFDEPESGVTVVKLTHTDVPEEDRYGNSTVVENTERGWRDIIFHRIRAVFGFGI